The following are from one region of the Novosphingobium humi genome:
- a CDS encoding GreA/GreB family elongation factor, with translation MSVAFRRDGDEEHLEPKFELPIPPGPNLVTARGKAQIEAKCAQWEATVAAAPDEEAMKSARRHLRYWRTRAATAQEMPAPDGSCVAFGATVQFRLNGKERTITIVGDDEADPAAGLLSFSAPLSRAMMEAEAGDLVDFSGRAEAIEIISITV, from the coding sequence ATGAGCGTCGCCTTTCGCCGCGATGGCGATGAGGAACATCTGGAGCCGAAATTCGAGCTGCCCATCCCGCCCGGCCCCAATCTGGTGACGGCGCGCGGCAAGGCGCAGATCGAGGCGAAATGCGCGCAATGGGAGGCAACCGTTGCCGCCGCGCCCGATGAGGAGGCGATGAAATCCGCCCGCCGCCATCTGCGCTATTGGCGCACCCGCGCCGCCACCGCCCAGGAAATGCCCGCGCCCGACGGCTCCTGCGTTGCCTTTGGCGCCACCGTGCAATTCCGGCTGAACGGCAAGGAGCGCACCATCACCATCGTGGGCGATGACGAGGCCGATCCGGCGGCTGGCCTGCTGTCTTTTTCTGCGCCCCTGTCGCGCGCGATGATGGAGGCCGAGGCCGGCGATCTGGTCGATTTCTCCGGCCGGGCCGAGGCGATTGAGATAATCTCAATCACGGTTTGA
- a CDS encoding carbon starvation CstA family protein, producing MFGPLPWMAAGLLGLGALARVALDHGEPINALWLVVASLGCFLASYRFYARFIGARVMGLDGALPTPAMRRPDGLDYVPTDRNVLFGHHFAAIAGAGPLVGPVLAAQMGYLPGSLWIIFGVVLAGAVQDFLVLCISMRRDGKSLGEIIRMEMGEVAGGIALLGTFMIMVIILAVLALIVVKALAESPWGMFTVAATVPLALCMGVYSRWIRPGRVGEVSLLGLVGLLAALVFGQDVAQSAFWGPLFTYTPIQICWILIVYGAIASLLPVWLLLAPRDYLSTFLKIGTIIALAIGILIMAPALKMPALTQFVNGGGPVWSGGLFPFLFITIACGAVSGFHALIASGTTPKLIASEADAPFIGYGAMLAEAFVAIMALVGASIIEPGIYFTMNSPAALIGTTPESASAAVSAMGFAITPEAIVQLTKDIGEHTILSRTGGAPTLAVAMAQIFSHVVGGAAMKAFWYHFAILFEALFILTAVDAGTRAGRFMVQDLLARAVPGFARIGSMAQGLIGTGLCVAAWGFFLHQGVTDPLGGVNTLWPVFGISNQMLAATALMLATAVLFRMKRQRYAWVSALPTVWLLICTLSAGWLKLFSDDPKVGFLSHAAKFSAAAAQGKVLAPAKSMAQMERIIFNDRVDAVLCGFFMVVVLAVLVAAVRTCLAAQRNEAPSVREVTA from the coding sequence ATGTTTGGGCCTTTACCATGGATGGCGGCGGGTTTGCTGGGGCTGGGCGCTCTGGCGCGGGTGGCGCTTGACCATGGTGAGCCGATCAATGCGCTCTGGCTGGTGGTGGCCTCGCTGGGCTGTTTTCTGGCTTCCTATCGGTTTTATGCGCGCTTTATCGGCGCGCGGGTGATGGGGCTGGACGGCGCGCTGCCCACGCCCGCGATGCGGCGGCCCGATGGGCTGGATTATGTGCCCACCGACCGCAATGTCCTGTTCGGCCATCATTTCGCGGCGATTGCCGGGGCCGGGCCGCTGGTGGGGCCGGTGCTGGCGGCGCAGATGGGCTATCTGCCCGGATCGCTCTGGATCATCTTTGGCGTGGTGCTGGCGGGCGCGGTGCAGGATTTCCTCGTGCTGTGCATCTCGATGCGGCGCGACGGCAAATCTTTGGGTGAAATCATCCGCATGGAAATGGGCGAGGTGGCGGGCGGCATCGCGCTGCTGGGCACGTTCATGATCATGGTCATCATTCTGGCCGTGCTGGCGCTGATCGTGGTCAAGGCTCTGGCCGAAAGCCCGTGGGGCATGTTCACCGTGGCGGCCACCGTGCCGCTGGCGCTGTGCATGGGTGTCTATTCGCGCTGGATCCGTCCGGGGCGGGTGGGTGAGGTTTCGCTGCTGGGGCTGGTGGGCTTGCTCGCCGCGCTGGTCTTTGGGCAGGATGTGGCGCAATCGGCCTTCTGGGGGCCTTTGTTCACCTATACGCCGATCCAGATCTGCTGGATTCTGATCGTTTATGGCGCGATTGCCTCGCTGCTGCCGGTCTGGCTTTTGCTGGCGCCCCGCGATTATCTTTCGACCTTTCTGAAGATCGGCACGATCATCGCGCTGGCCATCGGCATTCTCATTATGGCGCCTGCGCTGAAAATGCCCGCGCTGACGCAGTTTGTGAACGGCGGCGGGCCGGTGTGGTCGGGCGGGCTGTTTCCGTTTCTGTTCATCACCATCGCCTGCGGGGCGGTGTCGGGTTTCCACGCGCTGATCGCCAGCGGCACCACGCCCAAGCTGATCGCATCCGAGGCTGATGCGCCCTTTATCGGCTATGGCGCGATGCTGGCCGAGGCGTTTGTGGCGATCATGGCGCTGGTGGGCGCATCCATCATCGAGCCGGGCATCTATTTCACCATGAACAGTCCGGCCGCGCTGATCGGCACCACACCGGAAAGCGCTTCGGCGGCGGTGTCGGCCATGGGCTTTGCCATCACGCCCGAGGCCATCGTGCAATTGACCAAGGACATTGGCGAACACACGATCCTCTCGCGCACCGGCGGCGCGCCCACGCTGGCCGTGGCCATGGCGCAGATTTTCAGCCATGTCGTGGGCGGCGCGGCGATGAAGGCCTTTTGGTATCACTTCGCCATCCTGTTCGAGGCCTTGTTCATCCTGACCGCCGTGGATGCGGGGACGCGTGCCGGGCGCTTTATGGTACAGGATCTGCTGGCGCGCGCGGTGCCGGGGTTTGCGCGGATCGGCAGCATGGCGCAGGGGCTGATCGGCACGGGGCTGTGTGTGGCGGCCTGGGGCTTCTTCCTGCATCAGGGCGTGACCGACCCGCTGGGCGGGGTGAACACGCTCTGGCCGGTGTTCGGCATTTCGAATCAGATGCTGGCGGCAACGGCCCTGATGCTGGCCACGGCCGTGCTGTTCCGCATGAAGCGGCAGCGTTATGCGTGGGTCTCGGCGCTGCCGACCGTGTGGCTGTTGATCTGCACGCTCTCGGCCGGGTGGCTCAAGCTGTTTTCCGATGATCCCAAGGTCGGATTTTTGTCGCATGCGGCGAAATTTTCCGCCGCCGCCGCGCAGGGCAAAGTGCTGGCCCCGGCCAAGAGCATGGCGCAGATGGAGCGAATCATCTTCAACGACCGGGTCGATGCGGTGCTTTGCGGGTTTTTCATGGTGGTGGTGCTGGCCGTGTTGGTGGCGGCGGTGCGAACCTGTCTGGCGGCCCAGCGCAATGAAGCGCCCAGCGTGCGCGAGGTGACGGCATGA
- a CDS encoding ArsR/SmtB family transcription factor yields MKPTDLAELKANAAMMAARLKVMSHPERLLMLCRMDEGEVSVSELVAMTGLSQSGVSQHLALLRAENIVHVRIDAQTRWYSLKDRIVSGTIHALCALCEAEGDAAQKP; encoded by the coding sequence ATGAAGCCCACGGACCTTGCAGAACTGAAAGCCAATGCCGCGATGATGGCCGCACGCCTCAAGGTGATGAGCCATCCTGAGCGTCTGCTGATGCTGTGCCGGATGGACGAGGGCGAGGTCAGCGTGAGCGAACTGGTGGCGATGACCGGCCTGTCGCAATCGGGCGTGTCGCAACATCTGGCGCTGCTGCGCGCCGAAAACATCGTGCATGTGCGCATCGATGCCCAGACGCGCTGGTACAGCCTGAAGGACCGGATCGTGTCGGGCACCATCCACGCCCTTTGCGCATTGTGCGAGGCGGAAGGCGACGCGGCACAAAAGCCTTAA
- the panC gene encoding pantoate--beta-alanine ligase, which produces MQTINHLNLLREAVADLRKSGRVALVPTMGALHFGHLTLMREARRHAEHVVASIFVNPRQFAAGEDLDAYPRQLAADQTALESEGVALLWAPTVEEMYPAGFATNVGVSGVSEGYCGAARPGHFDGVATVVLKLFNQVAPDVALFGEKDWQQLAVIRRMARDLDLTSPHVDAIIGVPTVREEDGLARSSRNAYLSAQERVEAASLSRAMRTAAAEIAGGAPIGEALARMEQAVLAGGFASVDYAQVCDADTLVPLATRGTGPARLLAAARIGKARLIDNIDVPLG; this is translated from the coding sequence GTGCAAACCATCAATCACCTCAATCTGCTGCGCGAAGCGGTGGCAGACTTGCGCAAGAGCGGCCGCGTGGCGCTGGTCCCGACGATGGGAGCCTTGCATTTCGGGCACTTAACGCTGATGCGCGAGGCGCGGCGGCATGCCGAACACGTGGTCGCCTCGATTTTCGTTAATCCCCGACAATTTGCGGCGGGCGAGGATCTGGACGCCTATCCGCGCCAGTTGGCCGCCGATCAGACCGCGCTGGAAAGTGAAGGCGTGGCGCTGCTCTGGGCGCCCACGGTCGAGGAAATGTACCCCGCCGGTTTTGCCACCAATGTCGGCGTCTCGGGGGTCAGCGAAGGCTATTGCGGCGCGGCGCGCCCCGGCCATTTCGACGGCGTGGCCACGGTGGTGCTCAAACTGTTCAATCAGGTGGCGCCCGATGTGGCGCTGTTTGGCGAAAAGGACTGGCAGCAACTGGCGGTGATCCGCCGGATGGCGCGCGATCTGGATCTGACGTCGCCGCATGTCGATGCGATCATCGGCGTGCCCACGGTGCGCGAAGAGGACGGCCTCGCCCGCTCCTCGCGCAATGCCTATCTGAGCGCGCAGGAGCGTGTCGAGGCGGCCAGCCTGTCGCGGGCGATGCGGACGGCGGCGGCGGAAATCGCAGGCGGCGCGCCGATCGGCGAGGCGCTGGCCCGGATGGAACAGGCGGTGCTGGCGGGCGGCTTTGCCTCGGTGGATTATGCGCAGGTCTGCGATGCCGATACGTTGGTTCCTTTGGCGACGCGCGGAACCGGCCCGGCGCGCCTGCTGGCCGCCGCGCGAATCGGCAAGGCCCGGCTGATCGATAATATCGACGTTCCGCTGGGGTAA
- a CDS encoding molecular chaperone DnaJ, whose amino-acid sequence MVKLLLLLVLASWACRQWTGQWPWVHWQRMTGPTPVERARRLLGVEAGAGRGAIIEAHKKLIARVHPDRGGDAALVHEANDARDLLLARLGAETGK is encoded by the coding sequence ATGGTCAAGCTGCTCCTGCTGCTGGTGTTGGCCTCATGGGCCTGTCGGCAATGGACGGGCCAGTGGCCATGGGTGCATTGGCAGCGGATGACCGGGCCGACCCCGGTGGAGCGGGCGCGCCGCCTGCTGGGCGTGGAGGCGGGCGCCGGGCGCGGGGCGATCATCGAGGCGCATAAGAAACTGATCGCGCGGGTGCATCCCGATCGCGGCGGCGATGCCGCGCTGGTGCATGAGGCCAATGATGCGCGCGACCTGCTGCTGGCGCGCCTGGGGGCCGAAACCGGCAAATGA
- a CDS encoding ArsR/SmtB family transcription factor, with protein MDPADSAPRPAACACHTPMTPGSQAISDLIEALRLLGHPLRFNLLTQLARGPVAVGELAARTGQSLSIISQQLALLRKAGLVQGRREVKQVFYSLAGPRVAEVAQALAEMALAGGAQGLSAET; from the coding sequence ATGGACCCAGCCGACAGTGCCCCGCGCCCTGCCGCCTGCGCATGCCACACGCCCATGACGCCCGGCTCACAAGCGATTTCCGACCTGATTGAGGCGCTGCGCCTGCTGGGCCATCCCTTGCGGTTCAATCTGTTGACGCAACTGGCGCGCGGCCCCGTGGCCGTGGGCGAACTCGCCGCGCGCACCGGGCAAAGCCTGTCGATCATCAGCCAGCAACTCGCGCTGCTGCGCAAGGCGGGGCTGGTGCAGGGGCGGCGCGAGGTCAAGCAGGTGTTCTATTCGCTGGCCGGTCCGCGCGTGGCCGAGGTGGCCCAGGCGCTGGCCGAAATGGCGCTGGCAGGCGGCGCACAGGGCCTTTCGGCGGAGACCTGA
- a CDS encoding putative bifunctional diguanylate cyclase/phosphodiesterase translates to MRKDVQSMAWGDGLIGRERGLNSIPWRFALMALGSSTAVALLTRTWLTGPWTPVSTARLAGLLALPVAVSYLAARKLAGMIRTLRDSTQAIVEGDLSRPIDIDCACEVGGLADSFRAMVARLNNNMLRMNVLAYTDPITGLPNRTVITHILSLAQKNKNEPCAGAMIFIDLDGFKRVNDTLGHDAGDELLRQVAARIIVRGMGLALEELETCTNSFGELCETCPTRPVFARFAGDEFVLLLPGHHDKAVLDMVARSIHAALAECFTVFNNEVFIGASMGIARMPQDADTPEQMLAYADIAMYRAKEGGKNTHVFFDSSLKGKVEERALIERELHHAIEHDRLELHYQPKFDAETLGITGVEALARWNCPGLGPVSPEVFVNIAEQCGLMVPLGHSILRSAMRQARQWLDAGRPVPIAVNVSPVQFERPGFVETVLTMLDHFGLPPQWLELEITESIAMADFARTRERVDALRKVGVSISIDDFGIGYSNLSQLARLEYDALKIDRSLVGSIGEHGKTESMLAAIITVSKVLGHKVIAEGIESAQQMAYLKGRGCREFQGFYLARPMPADELAKWLDQRGPGAVHAMRERAFERLRA, encoded by the coding sequence ATGAGGAAGGATGTGCAATCGATGGCATGGGGTGATGGGCTGATTGGACGTGAGCGGGGACTCAACAGCATCCCCTGGCGCTTTGCGCTCATGGCGCTGGGCTCCTCGACGGCGGTGGCGCTGTTGACCCGCACATGGCTGACCGGCCCGTGGACCCCTGTTTCGACGGCCCGGCTGGCGGGTTTGCTCGCCCTGCCCGTGGCGGTCAGCTATCTGGCCGCGCGCAAGCTGGCGGGCATGATCCGCACGCTGCGCGACAGCACGCAGGCGATCGTCGAGGGCGATCTTTCGCGCCCCATCGACATTGACTGCGCCTGCGAGGTGGGCGGCCTTGCTGACAGTTTCCGCGCGATGGTGGCGCGGCTCAACAACAATATGCTGCGCATGAATGTGCTGGCCTATACCGATCCGATCACCGGCCTGCCCAATCGCACGGTCATCACCCATATCCTCTCGCTGGCGCAGAAGAATAAGAACGAGCCCTGCGCCGGGGCGATGATCTTCATCGATCTGGACGGGTTCAAACGGGTCAATGACACGCTGGGCCATGATGCGGGCGATGAATTGCTGCGCCAGGTGGCCGCGCGGATCATCGTGCGCGGCATGGGGCTGGCGCTCGAAGAGCTGGAGACATGCACCAATTCTTTTGGCGAATTATGCGAAACCTGCCCCACGCGGCCGGTTTTTGCCCGTTTTGCCGGGGATGAATTCGTGCTGCTGCTGCCCGGCCATCATGACAAGGCCGTGCTCGACATGGTGGCGCGCTCTATCCATGCGGCGCTGGCCGAATGCTTTACCGTGTTCAACAATGAGGTCTTTATCGGCGCCAGCATGGGCATCGCGCGCATGCCCCAGGATGCCGATACGCCCGAACAGATGCTGGCCTATGCCGATATCGCCATGTACCGGGCCAAGGAAGGCGGCAAGAACACCCATGTTTTCTTCGACTCCTCGCTCAAGGGCAAGGTCGAGGAACGCGCGCTGATCGAGCGCGAATTGCATCATGCCATCGAGCATGACCGGCTCGAACTGCATTATCAGCCCAAATTCGACGCCGAGACGCTGGGCATCACCGGGGTCGAGGCGCTGGCGCGCTGGAATTGTCCGGGGCTGGGGCCGGTGTCGCCGGAAGTCTTTGTCAATATTGCCGAACAATGCGGGCTGATGGTGCCGCTGGGCCATTCGATCCTGCGCAGCGCCATGCGTCAGGCGCGGCAATGGCTGGATGCGGGGCGGCCGGTGCCGATTGCGGTCAATGTCTCGCCGGTGCAGTTCGAGCGGCCCGGCTTTGTCGAAACCGTGCTGACCATGCTCGATCATTTCGGCCTGCCGCCGCAATGGCTCGAACTGGAAATCACCGAGAGCATCGCCATGGCCGATTTCGCCCGCACGCGCGAGCGGGTCGATGCGCTGCGCAAGGTGGGCGTTTCGATCTCGATCGACGATTTCGGGATCGGCTATTCCAATCTCTCGCAACTGGCGCGGCTGGAATATGACGCGCTCAAGATCGACCGCTCGCTGGTGGGCAGTATCGGCGAACATGGCAAGACCGAATCCATGCTGGCCGCGATCATCACCGTGTCCAAGGTGCTGGGCCACAAGGTCATCGCCGAGGGGATCGAAAGCGCCCAGCAGATGGCCTATCTGAAAGGGCGCGGCTGCCGCGAGTTTCAGGGCTTTTATCTGGCCCGCCCGATGCCGGCCGACGAATTGGCCAAATGGCTGGACCAGCGCGGGCCCGGCGCCGTCCACGCCATGCGCGAAAGGGCGTTTGAACGGCTCAGAGCTTAA
- a CDS encoding division plane positioning ATPase MipZ codes for MSGPHRIVFANEKGGTGKSTTAVHIAVALAYLGARVGTIDLDSRQRTMHRYMENRGETLRRRGIDLPTVGFEVFRGTTTAELDELTQQVSQGVDYLIFDTPGRDDEFARHVAMSADTLVTPLNDSFVDFDLIGQVDAETFKVRRLSFYAEMIWEARKKRALATINEHRREMDWVVVRNRTQHIEARNMRRIDSALAELSRRVGFRIAQGLSERVIYRELFPSGLTLLDKGHLGDLGTSHLVARQELRTLVAGMNLPAPRVQRDAQAMSAG; via the coding sequence ATGTCTGGTCCCCACCGCATCGTTTTCGCCAATGAAAAGGGGGGCACGGGCAAATCCACCACCGCCGTGCATATCGCCGTCGCGCTGGCCTATCTGGGCGCGCGGGTGGGCACGATTGACCTCGATTCGCGCCAGCGCACCATGCACCGCTATATGGAAAATCGCGGCGAGACGCTGCGCCGCCGCGGCATTGACCTGCCCACGGTCGGCTTTGAGGTGTTTCGCGGCACGACCACGGCCGAATTGGACGAACTGACCCAGCAGGTCTCGCAGGGGGTCGATTATCTGATCTTTGACACGCCGGGGCGTGACGATGAATTTGCCCGCCATGTGGCGATGAGCGCCGACACGCTGGTGACGCCGCTCAACGACAGTTTCGTCGATTTCGACCTGATCGGGCAAGTGGACGCCGAGACCTTCAAGGTGCGCCGCCTGTCCTTCTATGCCGAAATGATCTGGGAGGCGCGCAAGAAGCGGGCGCTGGCCACGATCAACGAGCATCGGCGCGAGATGGACTGGGTGGTGGTGCGCAACCGCACCCAGCATATCGAGGCGCGTAACATGCGCCGCATCGACAGCGCGCTGGCCGAACTTTCGCGCCGGGTGGGCTTCCGCATCGCGCAGGGCCTGTCCGAGCGCGTGATCTACCGCGAATTGTTCCCCAGCGGGTTGACCCTGCTGGACAAGGGCCATCTGGGCGATCTGGGCACCAGCCATCTGGTCGCGCGGCAGGAATTGCGCACGCTGGTGGCGGGCATGAACCTGCCCGCGCCCCGTGTGCAGCGCGATGCGCAGGCAATGTCGGCGGGCTGA
- a CDS encoding GNAT family N-acetyltransferase — translation MVGQGGAAGAAGGEVNALVIRTLTGEEIGAAVGDLAALRIAVFAQWPYLYDGDAEYEADYLREFLSARDAVLVAATDGGRIVGAATASPMAAQKPEFRAPFAARGMDTSRLFYFGESVLLPAYRGRGAGHAFFDQREAQARRCGADAACFAAVIRPDDHPARPGDYRPLDGFWRARGYAPIPDFITHLAWKEHGEAQESPKPLQYWHKVLD, via the coding sequence ATGGTCGGACAAGGTGGAGCGGCAGGTGCTGCGGGTGGTGAAGTAAACGCGCTGGTTATCCGCACGCTGACGGGCGAGGAGATCGGTGCGGCCGTGGGCGATCTGGCGGCTTTGCGCATCGCGGTCTTTGCCCAATGGCCCTATCTCTATGACGGCGACGCGGAATATGAGGCGGACTATCTGCGCGAATTCCTGAGCGCGCGCGATGCGGTGCTGGTGGCCGCGACAGATGGCGGCCGCATCGTGGGCGCGGCCACGGCCAGCCCGATGGCGGCGCAAAAGCCCGAATTTCGCGCGCCCTTTGCGGCGCGGGGCATGGACACATCGCGCCTGTTCTATTTCGGCGAAAGCGTGCTGTTGCCCGCCTATCGCGGACGCGGAGCGGGCCACGCCTTTTTCGACCAGCGCGAGGCGCAGGCGCGCCGATGCGGGGCCGATGCGGCCTGTTTTGCCGCCGTGATCCGCCCCGACGACCATCCCGCGCGGCCGGGCGACTATCGCCCGCTCGATGGCTTCTGGCGCGCGCGCGGCTATGCGCCGATCCCCGATTTTATCACCCATCTGGCGTGGAAAGAGCATGGCGAGGCGCAGGAAAGCCCCAAGCCGCTGCAATATTGGCACAAGGTTCTCGATTAA
- the pgmG gene encoding phosphoglucomutase/phosphomannomutase PgmG has protein sequence MTDPAIFREYDIRGTYGRNLFDDDAYAIGRAVAQALRARGGRRIAVGRDGRLSAPALEAALVEGLRDGGLDVVRIGVGPTPMLYYAEASMQEVDGGIHVTGSHNPRDDNGFKIVFFGGALFGAEIQRIGLLAAGVAAAKRSGVAGELGAGEGVASEGIGGDLVHRGAVEGQDILPAYVARLVDGLLPGLWDKAGDLRIGWDAGNGAAGPAIEALTALLPGEHHLLFTQVDGHFPHHHPDPTVEANLADLRALVASRHLDFGVAFDGDADRIVVIDGRGRSILGDQLLALLAQDLLLDCPGAVILGDVKASQAVYDRIAALGGVPAMGPAGHSLIKAEMKVNGAMLAGETSGHIFYKHRFYGFDDALYAAVRLIAAVSRRNGSIADWFDELPVCFNTPELRFPVAANRKRAVVEEVAARLAAQGARVNRMDGLRVSCDDGWWLLRASNTQEMLVARAESTSEAGLAALVAQLDAELAQSGVSRSGASGV, from the coding sequence ATGACCGATCCGGCGATCTTCCGGGAATATGACATTCGCGGCACCTATGGCCGCAATCTGTTCGACGATGACGCCTATGCGATCGGTCGGGCCGTGGCGCAGGCCTTGCGCGCGCGGGGCGGGCGCAGGATCGCTGTGGGGCGCGACGGGCGGCTCAGCGCCCCCGCGCTGGAGGCGGCGCTGGTCGAGGGCCTGCGCGATGGCGGGCTGGATGTGGTGCGGATCGGGGTTGGTCCGACCCCGATGCTCTATTACGCCGAAGCCTCAATGCAGGAGGTAGATGGCGGCATTCACGTAACTGGCAGCCACAATCCCCGCGATGATAATGGCTTCAAGATAGTATTTTTTGGGGGCGCCCTGTTCGGGGCCGAAATCCAGCGGATCGGGCTCCTCGCTGCGGGTGTGGCGGCTGCGAAGCGGAGCGGTGTTGCCGGTGAACTTGGTGCCGGAGAAGGTGTTGCCAGTGAAGGGATCGGCGGTGATCTCGTCCATCGCGGCGCGGTGGAAGGGCAGGATATTCTGCCCGCCTATGTCGCGCGGCTGGTCGATGGTCTGCTGCCGGGGCTTTGGGACAAGGCGGGCGATCTTCGCATCGGCTGGGACGCCGGAAACGGCGCCGCCGGCCCCGCCATCGAGGCCCTGACCGCGCTCTTGCCCGGAGAGCATCATCTTCTCTTCACGCAGGTTGACGGACATTTTCCTCACCACCATCCAGATCCGACTGTTGAGGCAAATCTCGCAGACTTGCGGGCGCTGGTCGCCTCCAGACATCTCGATTTCGGAGTGGCTTTCGACGGGGATGCGGACCGGATCGTGGTAATCGACGGGCGGGGGCGCTCGATCCTGGGCGATCAACTGCTGGCGCTGCTGGCGCAGGACCTTTTGCTCGATTGTCCCGGCGCGGTAATTCTGGGCGATGTCAAAGCGTCACAGGCGGTTTACGACCGGATCGCGGCGCTGGGCGGGGTGCCGGCAATGGGGCCTGCGGGGCATAGTCTGATCAAGGCCGAAATGAAGGTTAACGGCGCGATGCTGGCCGGGGAGACCTCGGGGCATATCTTTTACAAGCACCGATTCTACGGTTTCGACGATGCTCTTTATGCGGCGGTGCGGCTGATCGCCGCAGTTTCGCGCCGAAATGGATCTATTGCGGATTGGTTCGATGAACTGCCCGTCTGCTTCAACACGCCCGAATTGCGCTTTCCTGTGGCGGCCAATCGTAAACGCGCGGTGGTTGAGGAAGTGGCCGCGAGGCTGGCTGCGCAGGGCGCGCGGGTCAACCGGATGGATGGCTTGCGCGTGTCCTGCGATGATGGCTGGTGGTTGCTGCGCGCGTCCAATACGCAGGAGATGCTGGTGG
- a CDS encoding YbdD/YjiX family protein: MSGFLRRLVGALVGMPDYDAYLAHHRAHHPDRAPMTRQEFFRNRQEARYGKGGGGKCC, encoded by the coding sequence ATGAGCGGCTTTTTGCGCCGACTGGTGGGGGCGCTGGTGGGGATGCCCGATTATGACGCCTATCTGGCGCATCACAGGGCGCATCACCCCGACCGCGCGCCCATGACCCGGCAGGAATTTTTCCGCAACCGCCAGGAGGCCCGCTATGGCAAAGGCGGCGGGGGCAAATGCTGTTGA